The following coding sequences lie in one Halorarum halophilum genomic window:
- a CDS encoding PPC domain-containing DNA-binding protein — translation MNYREVEVAGEYLARLETGADWRAEIEELADREDVDAGWFTALGAVEDAELWYYDQDEQEYRSVEFEEPLEVASCVGNVALLEGDRFAHTHAVLSRRSGQALAGHLNAGTVFSGEVYLRAFETPMERERDDVTDLDLWL, via the coding sequence ATGAACTATCGCGAGGTCGAAGTCGCCGGCGAGTACCTCGCGCGCCTGGAGACGGGGGCTGACTGGCGCGCCGAGATCGAGGAACTGGCCGACCGCGAGGACGTGGATGCGGGCTGGTTCACGGCGCTCGGCGCCGTCGAGGACGCGGAACTCTGGTACTACGACCAGGACGAACAGGAGTACCGCTCGGTCGAGTTCGAGGAACCGCTGGAGGTTGCCTCCTGCGTCGGGAACGTCGCGCTGCTGGAGGGCGACCGGTTCGCGCACACCCACGCCGTGCTCTCCCGGCGGAGCGGCCAGGCGCTCGCCGGTCACCTCAACGCGGGCACCGTGTTCTCCGGCGAGGTGTACCTCCGCGCGTTCGAGACGCCGATGGAGCGCGAACGGGACGACGTGACCGACCTGGACCTCTGGCTGTGA